Proteins encoded by one window of Deinococcus sp. Leaf326:
- a CDS encoding helix-turn-helix domain-containing protein, translated as MPGWQPTHYSRAQLEERRLAALEWIERGTHRNQNIADHFGVSVHTVYTWKARLR; from the coding sequence ATGCCTGGTTGGCAGCCCACACACTACTCGCGCGCACAACTCGAAGAGCGCCGCCTGGCCGCTCTCGAATGGATTGAGCGCGGAACTCACCGGAACCAAAACATCGCAGATCACTTCGGTGTTTCCGTGCATACGGTCTACACCTGGAAAGCACGACTACG